One part of the Humulus lupulus chromosome 9, drHumLupu1.1, whole genome shotgun sequence genome encodes these proteins:
- the LOC133802032 gene encoding cation-chloride cotransporter 1 isoform X3, producing the protein MGVFVPCLQNILGIIYYIRFSWIVGMAGIWESLLVVAFCGLCTFLTGISLSAIATNGAMKGGGPYYLIGRALGPEVGVSIGLCFFLGNAVAGSLYVLGAVETFLKAVPAAGIFRETITRVNGTVIPEPIQSPSSHDLQIYGIVVTIVLCFIVFGGVKMINRVAPAFLIPVLFSLFCIFIGIFVAKKDHPSPGITGLSLASFKENWGPDYQNTNNAGIPDPDGKVSWNFNAMVGLFFPAVTGIMAGSNRSASLKDTQRSIPIGTLSATLTTTAMYVVSVLLFGALATREKLLTDRLLTATVAWPFPAIIYIGIILSTLGAALQSLTGAPRLLAAIANDDILPVLNYFKVVEGNEPYIATLFTAFLCIGCVIIGNLDLITPTITMFFLLCYAGVNLSCFLLDLLDAPSWRPRWKFHHWSLSLLGAFLCIVIMFLISWSFTVVSLALASLIYYYVSIKGKAGDWGDGFKSAYFQLALRSLRSLGANQVHPKNWYPIPLIFCRPWGKLPENVPCHPKLADFANCMKKKGRGMSIFVSILDGDYHECAEDAKEATKQLATYIEYKRCEGVAEIVVAPNMSEGFRGIIQTMGLGNLKPNIVVMRYPEIWRRENLTEIPATFVGIISDCIVANKAVVIVKGLDEWPNEYQRQYGTIDLYWIVRDGGLMLLLSQLLLTKESFESCKIQVFCIAEEDNDAEALKADVKKFLYDLRMQAEVIVINMKSWDGQTDGSAQPDESLGAYTGAQQRIANYMADMKSKAEREGTQLMADGKPVVVDEHQVEKFLYTTLKLNSTILRYSRMAAVVLVSLPPPPVNHPAYFYMEYMDLLVENVQRLLIVRGYRRDVVTLFT; encoded by the exons ATGGGTGTATTTGTTCCTTGCTTGCAAAACATATTGGGAATTATCTACTATATTCGATTTTCTTG GATTGTTGGTATGGCTGGCATATGGGAGTCTTTATTGGTAGTAGCATTTTGTGGCTTGTGTACTTTTCTGACTGGAATCTCGCTGAGTGCAATTGCAACTAATGGTGCTATGAAG GGTGGGGGACCGTATTATCTTATTGGTCGAGCCCTTGGTCCAGAAGTTGGAGTTAGCATTGGACTATGTTTCTTCCTTGGAAATGCAGTTGCTGGATCTCT CTATGTTTTGGGTGCTGTAGAAACTTTTTTGAAAGCTGTACCAGCTGCTGGAATTTTTAGAG AGACTATCACGAGAGTTAATGGCACAGTAATTCCAGAACCAATACAAAGTCCGAGTTCACATGACTTGCAAATTTATGGGATTGTTGTGACTATTGTTCTTTGCTTCATTGTGTTTGGTGGTGTGAAAATGATCAACCGCGTTGCACCTGCTTTTCTCATACCTGTTCTATTTTCACTTTTCTGCATATTCATTGGGATATTTGTGGCGAAGAAGGATCATCCTTCAC CTGGAATAACGGGCTTGAGTCTGGCATCATTTAAAGAAAACTGGGGTCCAGATTATCAGAATACTAATAATGCTGGTATTCCTGATCCTGATGGAAAAGTGTCGTGGAATTTCAA TGCTATGGTTGGTCTCTTTTTCCCTGCTGTAACTGGAATTATGGCAGGTTCTAATCGATCAGCCTCACTGAAAGACACTCAGCGTTCAATTCCTATTGGAACACTTTCTGCAACTCTTACAACTACTGCAATGTATGTTGTTTCTGTCTTACTATTTGGTGCACTTGCCACAAGAGAGAAGCTTTTGACTGACAG GCTGCTTACAGCTACAGTTGCCTGGCCTTTCCCAGCCATTATTTACATTGGAATCATTCTTTCGACTTTAGGTGCTGCACTTCAGAGCCTAACAGGTGCCCCCCGCCTGCTTGCAGCAATTGCCAATGATGATATTTTACCCGTGCTTAACTACTTCAAAGTCGTAGAAGGGAATGAGCCTTATATTGCTACTCTCTTTACTGCATTTCTCTGTATTGGGTGTGTCATAATTGGGAATCTGGATCTTATCACGCCCACCATTACTATGTTTTTCCTTCTGTGCTATGCTGGTGTCAACTTATCTTGCTTCCTTTTGGATCTTTTAGATGCTCCTAGCTGGCGCCCTCGGTGGAAGTTTCACCATTGGAGTCTCTCTCTTCTTGGAGCTTTTCTTTGTATTG TTATTATGTTCTTGATCTCTTGGTCATTCACTGTAGTGTCTTTAGCTCTTGCTAGCCTTATATATTATTATGTGAGCATTAAAGGAAAGGCTGGGGACTGGGGTGATGGTTTCAAGAGTGCTTATTTCCAGTTAGCTCTGCGCAGTCTTCGATCACTTGGAG CCAACCAAGTGCACCCAAAGAATTGGTACCCTATCCCTCTGATATTCTGTCGTCCATGGGGAAAGCTGCCAGAAAATGTTCCGTGCCATCCAAAACTTGCCGACTTTGCCAACTGCATGAAGAAAAAGGGTAGGGGAATGTCCATTTTTGTGTCTATATTGGATGGAGACTACCATGAATGTGCTGAAGATGCCAAGGAGGCCACTAAGCAGCTTGCTACCTATATTGAATACAAGCGTTGTGAAGGTGTAGCTGAGATAGTTGTAGCCCCTAACATGTCGGAAGGCTTTCGTGGCATCATCCAGACTATGGGCCTTGGAAATCTCAAGCCAAATATTGTGGTTATGCGGTACCCAGAAATATGGCGTCGTGAGAACTTAACTGAAATTCCTGCTACTTTCGTTGGAATCATTAGTGATTGCATTGTGGCAAACAAGGCAGTTGTTATTGTCAAGGGTCTTGATGAATGGCCAAATGAGTATCAGAGGCAGTATGGAACAATCGATTTATATTGGATAGTGAGAGATGGCGGTCTCATGCTTCTCCTTTCTCAACTACTACTTACGAAGGAGAGCTTTGAAAGCTGTAAGATTCAAGTCTTCTGCATTGCCGAGGAAGATAATGACGCAGAGGCTCTCAAGGCTGATGTGAAGAAGTTTTTGTATGATCTTAGAATGCAAGCTGAAGTGATTGTTATTAACATGAAATCATGGGATGGACAAACAGATGGCAGTGCTCAACCAGACGAATCTTTAGGAGCATATACCGGTGCTCAGCAGAGAATTGCTAATTACATGGCCGATATGAAATCGAAGGCAGAGAGAGAAGGGACCCAACTTATGGCTGATGGGAAGCCTGTGGTAGTGGATGAGCATCAGGTGGAGAAGTTCCTTTACACGACACTTAAGCTGAATTCGACAATACTCAGATACTCGAGAATGGCTGCTGTTGTGCTGGTGAGTTTACCGCCGCCTCCGGTCAACCACCCGGCGTACTTCTACATGGAGTACATGGATTTGTTGGTGGAAAATGTGCAGAGGCTTCTGATTGTAAGAGGATACAGGAGAGATGTTGTAACTCTATTCACATGA